The proteins below are encoded in one region of Sphingobacterium sp. R2:
- a CDS encoding OmpA family protein, with protein sequence MAHLEVKPKSGAPWWLWLLLALIALAIILFFVNRNNSASDVVDGRDSTGMVTDQGDMVGDTLATTEPSWNSVDFNSAESSDPNITDKDIRVRSSDGYTIYSLGENILFATDQSAIQSNSEAKLKQISSALNKDFQGAYVGVFGNTDSTGTASHNKQLGMERATAVKDWLVSQGGIDQSKVSVHSRGENAPVADNASASGKNQNRNVEIVVFRNK encoded by the coding sequence ATGGCACATTTAGAAGTAAAACCTAAAAGCGGAGCACCATGGTGGCTTTGGCTTCTGCTCGCACTTATTGCGTTGGCAATAATCTTGTTTTTTGTAAATCGTAATAACAGTGCATCCGATGTCGTTGATGGCAGGGACAGCACCGGCATGGTAACGGATCAGGGCGATATGGTCGGAGATACCCTTGCAACAACGGAACCGAGCTGGAATTCAGTAGATTTCAATAGTGCTGAATCTTCGGACCCGAATATCACGGACAAAGATATTCGCGTACGCTCCAGTGATGGCTATACCATTTACTCGCTTGGCGAAAATATATTATTTGCCACTGACCAAAGCGCCATACAAAGCAATTCCGAAGCGAAACTTAAACAAATTTCGTCGGCTTTGAATAAAGACTTTCAAGGTGCCTACGTAGGCGTATTTGGGAATACGGATTCTACAGGCACGGCATCCCACAACAAGCAACTGGGCATGGAACGTGCTACTGCCGTGAAGGACTGGTTGGTTAGTCAAGGTGGAATTGACCAAAGCAAAGTAAGCGTACATTCACGTGGAGAAAATGCTCCTGTGGCTGACAATGCAAGCGCAAGCGGAAAAAATCAAAACCGAAATGTAGAGATCGTGGTTTTTCGCAATAAATAG
- a CDS encoding recombinase family protein, which translates to MRKKYQARQRIAELDKMIEQFREGDELYVWRLDRLGRSLKHIIDLVLSLSEKGIIIKPNAISWMYDF; encoded by the coding sequence TTGAGGAAAAAATATCAGGCTCGACAAAGAATCGCTGAGTTAGATAAGATGATCGAACAGTTTAGAGAAGGAGATGAACTGTATGTTTGGCGACTTGATCGATTGGGTAGAAGTCTAAAACATATTATTGATTTGGTATTGTCGCTAAGTGAAAAAGGTATCATCATAAAGCCCAATGCAATATCATGGATGTATGATTTTTAG
- a CDS encoding PRC-barrel domain-containing protein, with protein sequence MALEEKKYNHLIELGGSDYEIVDGEPDIRGWKVKNQAGQSLGEVDDLLFDPQSQQVRYIIVDLKDADLPIEDDKKILVPIGVAALYDGKRIQASNDDTGTVEPIERSGILTVDEIDPVEPATDYRYNPADDGEVVVVPVTPDRLTRLPAYRENYLDPDTELSIRHIYEGTGDVGFTVGSGVYDHDFYQHPHFNEDTFYSPGSKTDEFAAERERARRVRARYDRNLDGDPNDLI encoded by the coding sequence ATGGCATTAGAAGAAAAAAAATACAACCATTTGATCGAATTAGGAGGAAGCGATTATGAAATCGTTGATGGTGAACCAGATATTAGAGGCTGGAAAGTAAAAAATCAGGCCGGACAATCGCTAGGTGAGGTAGATGACCTCCTTTTTGACCCTCAAAGCCAACAAGTGCGCTATATTATTGTTGACCTGAAAGATGCAGATTTACCTATAGAAGACGACAAAAAGATATTGGTGCCCATTGGCGTAGCTGCACTTTATGACGGGAAGCGTATACAGGCGAGTAATGATGACACGGGTACCGTGGAGCCCATCGAACGCAGCGGCATACTAACGGTAGATGAAATCGATCCCGTGGAACCTGCTACAGACTATCGCTATAATCCGGCCGATGATGGTGAAGTCGTGGTGGTACCGGTTACTCCCGACCGTCTGACCAGACTACCGGCGTACCGTGAAAATTACCTGGATCCGGATACTGAGTTATCAATTCGCCATATTTATGAGGGAACAGGTGATGTCGGATTTACGGTAGGATCTGGTGTATATGACCACGATTTTTATCAACATCCACATTTTAATGAAGATACATTTTATAGCCCGGGATCAAAGACAGACGAATTTGCTGCGGAGCGCGAGCGTGCCCGACGTGTACGTGCGAGATATGATAGAAATTTAGATGGTGATCCCAATGATTTAATCTAA
- a CDS encoding helix-turn-helix domain-containing protein, whose amino-acid sequence MIKTFHFILPKVAQFTRQVKAFSPKLPDSQLQRYEDANIQLIEEYIDYHSVIFYRLQAQVQGTFHLSVQTNKSDYHLLYNRHSVSTIKIEHAVNNSHLQLPAGYDTYAYIPKGKMQMLLVQGEYLIYGVLVDIGYIRSAIFKEDHFLFKFSTAHLRDKKRLYQSAVWPIKEKTSYQLSRIEEHFFNYHKDNEAMAVKLVYDLFDIAIYKNFEHYEKIDPDQFLAERAKRMIRDQVMQTFSTCSIQVIADQLKIDISKLDKLYKTVYGETPRQTWNTLIIQKAKDLLLAGHSVKEVSNYCGYGSQQNFSAFFRKQTGICPSAYK is encoded by the coding sequence ATGATCAAAACGTTTCATTTTATATTGCCCAAGGTGGCCCAATTTACCAGGCAAGTAAAAGCCTTTTCACCTAAGTTGCCCGATTCCCAACTACAGCGCTATGAGGATGCGAACATCCAATTGATAGAAGAATATATTGATTACCATAGCGTTATATTTTATCGCTTGCAGGCTCAGGTGCAAGGAACATTTCACTTGTCCGTGCAAACCAATAAATCCGATTATCATCTGCTGTATAATAGACATTCCGTTTCGACCATTAAAATAGAACATGCAGTAAATAATAGTCACTTGCAGCTGCCTGCTGGATATGATACTTATGCCTACATTCCCAAAGGGAAGATGCAAATGCTTCTGGTGCAGGGAGAATATTTGATCTACGGTGTTCTGGTCGATATAGGATATATCCGGTCAGCCATATTTAAAGAAGACCATTTTCTATTTAAATTCAGTACCGCACATCTCCGCGACAAAAAGCGACTCTATCAAAGTGCAGTATGGCCCATCAAAGAAAAGACAAGCTATCAGCTATCTAGAATTGAAGAGCATTTTTTCAATTATCATAAAGACAATGAAGCTATGGCGGTAAAACTTGTCTATGACCTATTTGATATCGCCATCTACAAAAATTTTGAACACTATGAAAAGATAGATCCCGATCAGTTCCTGGCCGAAAGGGCCAAGAGAATGATTAGGGATCAGGTTATGCAGACTTTTAGCACTTGTTCGATACAGGTTATTGCCGACCAGCTAAAGATTGACATCAGTAAATTGGATAAGTTGTACAAAACCGTCTATGGTGAGACTCCCAGACAGACCTGGAACACGCTTATAATTCAAAAAGCAAAAGATTTACTTCTTGCAGGGCATTCGGTCAAGGAAGTTTCAAACTATTGCGGATATGGGTCCCAGCAGAATTTTTCAGCTTTTTTTCGGAAACAGACCGGCATCTGTCCCAGCGCTTATAAATAA
- a CDS encoding ATP-binding protein, whose translation MKITANLLVSILEQSHSAIAIYDSIDLNIAFVSQGMLDIWCVDRSILGRSFCACFPNFKEEGFSSILKNVWKTGIVYQAENTPANIVHEGTKTLRYFNFEYRPLLDKEGETYAILHTASDVTDRHLAYKNVEEKQEQLMFSRELDVLASTLAHDLKNPLSVLKIGNSFLSKNVGVSVKVSERWFEAFAASIQNIESIINQTLQLGKIRSAEKEVTCVAMDKKIGNCIDEIKLVYPDKQIEIKLGDLFPLYTDGGIVYQVFINLIGNAVKYAKKSGESFLHIYSEKADKGVVYYLEDNGIGIPEDELQKVFLTNERASNASKIAGTGIGLALVKHLMERIGGTIHLSSELNKGTVVRLFFPV comes from the coding sequence ATGAAAATTACAGCTAATCTTCTGGTGTCTATTCTAGAGCAGTCCCATAGTGCGATTGCAATTTATGATAGCATAGACCTAAATATTGCTTTTGTTAGCCAAGGTATGCTGGATATCTGGTGTGTGGATCGGTCCATTCTGGGGCGTAGTTTTTGTGCATGCTTTCCTAATTTTAAAGAAGAAGGTTTTTCATCTATTTTGAAAAACGTATGGAAAACAGGAATTGTCTATCAGGCTGAGAATACACCCGCAAATATTGTTCATGAAGGGACGAAGACACTGCGGTATTTTAATTTTGAATATAGGCCATTGCTTGACAAGGAGGGGGAAACCTATGCTATTTTGCATACGGCAAGCGATGTGACTGACCGACATCTTGCTTACAAAAATGTGGAAGAAAAGCAAGAGCAACTTATGTTTAGCCGCGAATTGGACGTGCTCGCTAGCACATTGGCACATGATCTAAAAAATCCATTGTCTGTTTTGAAAATCGGGAATAGTTTTCTGAGCAAAAATGTGGGTGTTTCGGTTAAGGTAAGTGAAAGGTGGTTTGAAGCCTTTGCGGCATCTATTCAAAATATAGAAAGTATTATAAATCAGACATTGCAGCTTGGCAAGATACGCAGTGCCGAGAAAGAAGTCACGTGTGTGGCAATGGATAAAAAAATAGGGAATTGTATTGATGAAATTAAACTGGTATATCCCGACAAACAAATAGAAATCAAATTAGGAGATCTATTTCCTTTGTATACGGATGGCGGAATCGTTTATCAGGTTTTTATAAATCTAATTGGTAATGCCGTTAAGTATGCAAAAAAATCAGGCGAGTCTTTTTTGCATATTTACAGTGAAAAAGCTGATAAAGGAGTAGTATATTATCTCGAAGATAATGGTATTGGAATTCCGGAAGACGAGTTGCAGAAGGTTTTTCTTACAAATGAACGGGCGAGCAATGCTTCCAAGATTGCTGGAACGGGAATCGGACTGGCATTGGTTAAACATCTAATGGAACGTATCGGTGGGACGATTCACTTATCGAGCGAACTTAACAAAGGTACCGTAGTTCGCTTATTTTTTCCAGTTTGA
- a CDS encoding LytR/AlgR family response regulator transcription factor has translation MPIIPILIVEDFRPDAEKLKALLEKTDLDLLIDVADNKKDALKKIHSSKYDVLFMDIVLNRSAEDTVLNGMDLYESIDAKRRPEVVFVTEHEAFSLRSYRLDAADFMPKPATFAMVCRALENAFRRLAVPINLTFRPQPEFAFIEMSDKMCQRVQFSDIYFVQKVKGDNELAFFERNMRLDGFGKPVPRKAKKTIKEIVDFLPATEFVQVDQSTLVNMNFIVSFLKNKIVMSEGPQRSFAVTRSYIKELRQKLHVFE, from the coding sequence ATGCCAATAATTCCTATTCTTATCGTTGAAGATTTTCGACCTGATGCTGAGAAATTAAAAGCTCTTTTAGAAAAAACAGATTTGGATCTGCTAATTGATGTGGCGGATAATAAAAAAGATGCGTTGAAAAAAATCCACTCCAGCAAGTATGATGTACTCTTTATGGATATTGTGCTGAATCGGAGCGCTGAGGATACTGTGCTCAATGGAATGGATCTTTATGAGTCTATTGATGCGAAGAGAAGACCCGAGGTCGTATTTGTGACGGAGCATGAAGCGTTTTCGCTGCGCTCTTATCGTTTGGATGCAGCGGACTTTATGCCCAAACCGGCTACATTTGCGATGGTCTGTAGGGCGCTAGAAAATGCTTTTCGACGTTTGGCTGTTCCGATCAATCTCACGTTTAGGCCACAACCTGAATTTGCCTTTATCGAAATGTCTGATAAAATGTGTCAAAGGGTACAGTTCAGTGATATTTATTTCGTGCAGAAAGTGAAAGGGGACAATGAACTGGCTTTTTTCGAAAGAAATATGCGATTGGATGGGTTTGGCAAGCCAGTGCCGAGAAAGGCAAAAAAGACCATAAAAGAAATTGTCGATTTTCTACCGGCAACCGAATTTGTTCAGGTGGATCAATCGACCCTAGTCAATATGAACTTTATTGTTTCCTTTTTGAAGAATAAAATTGTGATGAGTGAGGGTCCTCAGCGCTCGTTTGCCGTGACCCGTAGCTATATCAAGGAACTTCGGCAGAAGCTGCACGTGTTTGAATGA